In Plasmodium sp. gorilla clade G2 genome assembly, chromosome: 5, one genomic interval encodes:
- a CDS encoding chromosome assembly factor 1: MPNVYLPQILWHSKDNKRSDRIYSLDIQPYPNYYSVKKLNRKYELFIKYLKEKGKIDCNKFDTLEENQEIISDLKLPSNNNYNNNSSSSNKNETLKLDKALNQGNQDNIINTVIGNTTDVSNDKLLDNSNNKLSEIKTNISSEDHQEHNSVNKKKETNSSFNDNILHNKTPIQSNQLLTPLQDDKTKKKKPIKFNIATCGADEFVHLWRIFIKDDISIKCLGRFIGHSGEINCVRFNKNGRYIASGGEDKFLYIWEKSKKPKNIPLGYDISFLDYKEWWNIVGSFRCSGVINSIIWSNNDTLYIANEDNNINIIDFVKNTNCKVQVLEGHSGIIQGISFDNNYEYLASLSADQTLKIWKKKNDGKSWKLENSIKNIRRDELDKLNNACITCNEYDFPDKNNTDKYESNPLKQENKKLINSDLLEQDAYKKKIKNKKEQADGQEEEANHNEDVEEQQTDVGEEHIEEQLNNNIVINSNNLKMNNSNTLKMNNSNTLKMNNSNSLKMNNSNSLKMNNSNNQENNFKPYQQIHTKFMSKKHLEEGEEEQEEEEEERKFKRSLFSSEEMLPSFFRRIDFSPNGEFLITPSGIQFQQVEKVNEKNNRTDENAKPNYEIKAYSCFYIYHKNLFLKYNIPFFTIFSQTSHFLVAKFNYNTFKLRTEQNILKRCYEHFLNNSSDVNDEDNSNSNKKRKISDDHLKLNELIHNDKLIKLNYEKTLLYNHIDIPDDVSQNVSSTISESDVEFNEDKASLKELSPENCLMKNLEKNEDGNDEDNAEENVEEKKEDLKDETKEEEKEDLKDETKEEKKIDSKDDSKDETKEESKDETREKSQNENQLKINNKLNTDEEVGKNDIMDKYNDNNDNVEILNEQDVLSEHKDKKEERFIYTLGTFDGSVYFYDSEILDIPISIVKNIHLCPITDICWNNLGNVCACSSSDGYVSFYHFNDNELGNIKSYKNYYLDKKCNDLTFDQNYFKNTFYDEVEFLNKDESNDYTSSEDEFDDHNLIPPKEETKVKRINLIVGNAANFVLSQNTKK, encoded by the coding sequence atgccaAATGTATATTTACCTCAAATTTTATGGCATAGTAAAGATAACAAAAGAAGTGATCGAATTTATTCTTTAGATATTCAACCATATCCAAATTATTATAgtgttaaaaaattaaataggAAATATGAATTGTTTatcaaatatttaaaagaaaaagggaAAATAGATTGTAATAAATTCGACACATTAGAAGAAAACCAAGAAATTATAAGTGATTTAAAATTACCctctaataataattataataataatagtagtagtagtaataaaaatgaaacattAAAATTAGATAAAGCACTAAATCAAGGAAATCAGGATAACATTATAAATACTGTAATTGGGAATACCACGGACGTTAGtaatgataaattattagATAATTCAAACAATAAATTAAGcgaaataaaaacaaatatatctTCGGAAGATCACCAAGAACATAATtcagtaaataaaaaaaaggaaacaaATAGTTCATTCAATGAcaatattttacataataaaaCACCAATACAATCAAATCAATTACTTACACCATTACAAGatgataaaacaaaaaaaaaaaaacctatCAAATTTAATATAGCTACATGTGGTGCTGACGAATTTGTACACTTATGgagaatatttataaaagatgATATTTCAATTAAATGCTTAGGTAGATTTATAGGTCATAGTGGTGAAATAAATTGTGTtcgttttaataaaaatggtaGATATATAGCAAGTGGGGGAGaagataaatttttatatatatgggaaaaaagtaaaaaaccAAAAAATATACCATTAGGTTATGATATAAGCTTTTTAGATTATAAAGAATGGTGGAATATCGTAGGCTCTTTTAGATGTAGTGGTGTAATAAATAGTATTATTTGGTCAAACAATGATACCTTATATATAgcaaatgaagataataatatcaatattattgattttgtaaaaaatacaaattgtAAAGTACAAGTCTTAGAAGGACACTCAGGTATTATTCAAGGAATTTCATTTGATAAcaattatgaatatttagcATCTCTGAGTGCTGACCaaacattaaaaatatggaaaaagaaaaatgatgGAAAATCATGGAAATTAGAAAACtccataaaaaatataagaagaGATGAATTGGATAAACTTAATAATGCATGCATTACATGTAATGAATATGATTTTcctgataaaaataatacagaCAAATATGAATCCAATCCTTTAaaacaagaaaataaaaaattaataaattctgATTTATTAGAACAAGatgcatataaaaaaaaaataaaaaacaaaaaagaacaaGCAGATGGACAAGAAGAAGAAGCAAATCACAATGAAGATGTAGAAGAACAACAAACGGATGTAGGAGAAGAACATATAGAAGAACAACTCAATAATAACATAGTGATTAACTCAAATAATCTCAAAATGAATAATTCCAATACTCTCAAAATGAATAATTCCAATACTCTCAAAATGAATAATTCCAATTCTCTCAAAATGAATAATTCCAATTCTCTCAAAATGAACAATTCTAATAatcaagaaaataattttaaaccATACCAACAAATACATACCAAGTTTATGTCAAAAAAACATCTGGAAGAAGGAGAAGAAGaacaagaagaagaagaggaAGAAAGGAAATTCAAACGCAGTCTTTTCTCAAGTGAAGAAATGCTACCTTCCTTTTTCAGACGTATTGATTTTTCTCCAAACGGGGAATTTTTAATAACACCTAGTGGTATTCAATTTCAACAAGTGGAAAAAGTTAACGAGAAAAATAATAGAACCGATGAAAATGCTAAACCAAATTATGAAATTAAAGCTTATAGCtgcttttatatatatcataaaaatttatttttaaaatataatattccttttttcaCCATATTTTCACAAACAAGCCATTTCTTAGTAGccaaatttaattataatacattCAAATTAAGAACAGAACAAAATATTCTTAAAAGATGCTATGAACATTTTCTTAATAACTCATCTGATGTAAATGATGAAGACAATTcaaattcaaataaaaaaagaaaaatatcggatgatcatttaaaattaaatgagtTAATACATAATGACAAGCTAATCAAATTGAATTATGAAAAAACTctattatataatcatattgaTATACCTGATGATGTAAGTCAAAATGTTAGTAGTACTATATCAGAAAGTGATGTTGAATTTAATGAAGATAAAGCATCCTTGAAGGAATTATCCCCTGAAAATTGCTTGATGAAAAATTTGGAAAAGAATGAGGATGGaaatgatgaagataatGCAGAAGAAAatgttgaagaaaaaaaggaagatttaaaagatgaaacaaaggaagaagaaaaagaagatttaaaagatgaaacaaaggaagaaaaaaaaatagattcAAAGGATGATTCAAAGGATGAAACAAAGGAAGAATCAAAGGACGAAACAAGGGAAAAATCACAAAATGAAAaccaattaaaaataaataacaaattGAATACAGATGAAGAAGTAGGAAAAAATGATATCATGgacaaatataatgataacaaTGATAATgttgaaatattaaatgaacaGGATGTTTTAAGTGAACATAAGgataaaaaggaagaaagatttatatatacattaggAACATTTGATGGaagtgtatatttttatgatagtGAGATTCTTGATATACCCATTAGTATAGTTAAGAATATCCATTTATGTCCTATAACAGATATATGTTGGAATAATTTAGGTAATGTTTGTGCATGTTCAAGTTCAGATGGGTATGTTAGCTTTTATCACtttaatgataatgaattaggaaatattaaatcttataaaaattacTATTTGGATAAAAAATGCAATGATTTAACATTCgatcaaaattattttaaaaacacTTTTTATGATGAAGTAGagtttttaaataaagaCGAATCAAATGATTATACGTCTAGTGAGGATGAATTTGATGATCATAATTTAATTCCTCCTAAGGAAGAAACCAAAGTGAAAAGAATTAATTTAATAGTTGGTAATGCAGCAAATTTTGTCTTATCGCAAAATACTAAGAAATGA
- a CDS encoding vacuolar protein sorting-associated protein 11, putative: MFNFRNLPLFDKDNSKDTDEIKTFLNSYEGIYFSSSNKFINVFLDKILIIDPSSLNVITINTDLYVVDFVFNEKNKNLIVLGKGKNSLICSVYNIRECNFTLLKKIQLSKNINNIKKTLIAKCNEYIITLENKKITFYFLNKDYSINQSELIDDGKEHIENIYLSKNHILLVIKNSYIYIYQLDIQNSHISYTHIDSFNLSLSYIRDCTNNKKKHINKINEISNSDKKKVNNENNISSNNINHNNYNDIPNNNNNNNNINMVNDSVNYNTLQNNDEPLLSIYNEDLNILYICQNMYNVLFVLNLNNLSFEFILLENKIINLFSCKFYLILLKEINKKYFLHIYIIYEDMKLLVSTLLLNEPISNVIFFNNLFFLLIEEQISKPEIKVDKFYFYEQLKLKLHSKLDGDALKILKRDNVTNINVCKQEEKYKLKNEQKNIETYNNNNNNNHNHNNNVVDSSNNHIYNNNELNNNKYISNDFFFNEDINTDMKKELYNLNLTNDSINHDTTKKTQKQTNQNDTTMSLSKDEKNNDTNKFFNENIFTLNKFFKNCRNQIKIILKERNINEIINMFKKKKLFQWLIKYANLNKNYQTININFIHKIYADFLFEKEQYENAIYEYIETINYLETSYVIHKYLNLDLYEYLTIYLEKLHVYHHFNDEHTMMLLSCYKKQCKKKKMISFIKKNKDKINLNKTYKFLLNAGYYNIVLNLSKKYKDHFTYVSILIEKYENYEKSLKYIFKLDVENICILLFKYGYKFIKYYPQLTIYLLKKIIKKYNINLTIFIPLFLDNIDFLFMFIVKFLDKNVNINKINHIQEKQKDKYSINYHSNDESNSMSKEKNDINSFGIYEKDNNHSNSQSHNDNYDNNSSDLNNSQVSTTPVNLINRTNLQLDIFNGEYDYILFVTVIQILLQKYKKSLQEENQPKKQTNKQNAKSTTKNKKINQDETNEQNNILTFNIDKLIQNSKDKNINFLSVLLLSIYNYNKGLIYTSTQMNKYDISLLFSIHKLINNTKVKIKKIYNPEYKVYEQLSTYKPKEQTNQINNSYKILNRKFQKVLYNICINHLKLNGSLSYNYIFYYLSMLNDEKYLIKFIKKIRQNMNLSIFNLIQILKKYNKSYSCIQNMVVAYMNDMNKNINDKCIEIEKDKKELKKIKKKQLKKKYNFHLIDNAYCSICKEILSVPMVHFLCKHSYHTYCLKDNNVCILCHNKDKEKKLLKEKAINSVQNFDEFFKYLQGSTDKFSYISNYLSYGITPK, translated from the exons atgtTCAATTTTAGAAATTTGCCTCTTTTTGACAAGGATAATTCAAAAGATacag atgaaataaaaacatttttaaaCAGTTATGAAggcatatatttttcatcatccaataaatttataaatgtatttcTAGACAAAATACTTATCATTGATCCATCATCCTTAAATGTTATTACAATAAATACAGATCTATATGTAGTtgattttgtttttaatgaGAAAAATAAGAATCTTATTGTTTTAGg GAAAGGGAAGAATTCACTCATTTGTAGTGTTTACAATATTAGGGAATGCAACTTTACACTTTTGAAGAAAATTCAGTTAagcaaaaatattaataacattAAAAAGACACTAATAGCAAAAtgtaatgaatatataataacattagaaaataagaaaattactttttatttcttaaataaAGATTATAGTATAAATCAAAGTGAATTAATAGATGATGGAAAAGAACATATCGAAAATATCTATTTGTCCAAAAATCATATCTTGttagtaataaaaaattcatatatatatatataccaacTAGATATTCAAAATTCCCATATCAGTTATACACATATTGATAGTTTCAATTTAAGTTTATCCTATATTCGGGATtgtacaaataataaaaaaaagcatataaataaaattaatgaaataTCAAATAGTGACAAAAAAAAGgttaataatgaaaataatatatcatctaataatataaatcataataattataatgacataccaaataataataataataataataatataaatatggtgAATGACAGTGTAAATTATAATACTTTgcaaaataatgatgaaccACTCTTATCCATATACAATGAAGatcttaatattttatatatatgccaAAATATGTATAACGTCTTATTTGTTTTGAATTTAAATAACTTAAGTTTTgaatttattcttttagaaaataaaataattaatttattttcgtgcaaattttatttaattttattaaaagaaattaataaaaaatattttcttcatatatatatcatatatgaaGATATGAAATTATTAGTCTCAACTTTATTATTGAATGAACCAATAAGTAATgttattttcttcaataaTTTATTCTTCTTGTTAATAGAAGAACAAATCTCAAAACCAGAAATAAAAGTagataaattttatttctaCGAACAactaaaattaaaattacatTCTAAATTAGATGGAGACGCTTTAAAGATTCTAAAGAGAGATAATGTTACTAACATCAATGTGTGTAAACAAGAAGAAAagtataaattaaaaaatgaacagaaaaatatagaaacatataataataataataataataatcataatcataataacaATGTTGTTGATTCTTCCaataatcatatttataataacaatgaacttaataataataaatatatatctaatgattttttttttaatgaagatataaatacagatatgaaaaaagaattatataacttAAATCTTACGAATGATAGTATCAATCATgatacaacaaaaaaaacacaaaaacaaacaaatcaAAATGATACAACTATGAGCTTATccaaagatgaaaaaaataatgataccaataaattttttaatgaaaatatatttacgttaaataaattctttaaaaattGTAGAAAccaaattaaaataatattaaaagaacgaaatattaatgaaattataaatatgttcaaaaaaaaaaaattatttcaatggttaattaaatatgcaaatttaaataaaaattatcaaacaattaatataaattttatacataaaatatatgcagattttttatttgaaaaagaacaatatgaaaatgctatatatgaatatattgaaacaattaattatttagaaACTTCTTAtgttatacataaatatttaaatttagatttatatgaatatttaaccatatatttagaaaaattacatgtatatcatcattttaaCGATGAACATACTATGATGTTATTATcatgttataaaaaacaatgtaaaaaaaaaaaaatgatatccttcattaaaaaaaataaagacaaaattaatttaaataaaacatacaaatttttattaaatgctGGTTATTACAATATAGTGTTaaatttatcaaaaaaatataaagatcaTTTCACATATGTTTCTATATtaattgaaaaatatgaaaattatgaaaaaagcttaaaatatatttttaagttagatgtagaaaatatttgtatcttattatttaaatatggttataaatttattaaatattaccCACAACTAACCATCtacttattaaaaaaaattataaaaaaatataatataaatttaacaATTTTTATCCCGTTATTTTTAGATAATAtagattttctttttatgtttattgtTAAATTTCttgataaaaatgtaaatataaataaaataaatcatatacaagaaaaacaaaaagacaAATATTCAATTAATTATCATAGTAATGATGAATCGAATAGTATGtccaaagaaaaaaatgatataaattcaTTCGGTATATATGAAAAGGATAATAATCATAGTAACAGTCAAAgtcataatgataattatgataataattcatcagatttaaataattcacaAGTATCAACAACACCTGTGAACCTAATAAATAGAACAAATTTACAATTGGATATATTTAATGGagaatatgattatatattatttgtaactgtaatacaaattttattacagaaatataaaaaatcacTGCAAGAAGAGAATCAaccaaaaaaacaaacaaataaacaaaatgcaAAAAGtacaacaaaaaataaaaaaataaatcaagaTGAAACTAATGAACAAAACAATATTTTAACATTTAACATAGATAAATTAATACAAAATagtaaagataaaaatattaatttcttatctgttttattattatctatatataattataataaaggtTTGATATATACATCAAcacaaatgaataaatatgatatatcaCTTTTGTTCTCAATTCACAAAttgataaataatacaaaagttaaaataaaaaaaatatataatcctGAATATAAAGTATATGAACAATTAAGTACATATAAACCAAAGGAACAAACAAATCAAATAAACAAtagttataaaatattaaatagaaAATTCCAAAAagttttatataacatatgtattaatcatttaaaattaaacGGCTCcttatcatataattatattttttattatctttctatgttaaatgatgaaaagtatttaattaaattcataaaaaaaataagacaaAATATGAACTTAAGTATATTCAACTTAAtacaaattttaaaaaaatataataaaagttaTAGCTGTATACAAAATATGGTAGTAGCATATATgaatgatatgaataaaaatataaatgacaaATGTATAGAAATAGAAAaggataaaaaagaattgaaaaaaataaagaaaaaacaattaaaaaaaaaatataattttcatttaatagaTAATGCTTATTGTTCTATAtgtaaagaaatattatcagTCCCAATGGTCCATTTCTTATGTAAACATTCATATCATACTTATTGTTTAAAAGATAACAATGTCTGTATATTATGTCATAATaaggataaagaaaaaaaattattaaaagaaaaggcAATCAATTCAGTTCAAAATTTTGACGAATTCTTTAAATACTTACAAGGATCAACGGATAAATTCTCTTATATATCGAATTACCTTTCTTATGGAATTACACCAAAATGA
- a CDS encoding HCNGP-like protein yields MNLVDYEISSDEENEEDEKDVKEKIYERSDENIEKFPELSNDLVNNKNDKKINEEEREKNHITYNDKSFLIKEGEKQKKNLIIDNCEEKVINNENNFAIRKDIYDNKNDKEKYNIINEKKEDNNNVNIFNKDDFLYMNIDENNFDEIFNISENEYSDILNKKIDELSKLYELNLTINKNIINSNEYKNPCILEKIMEIFQIDMYSSNYPLHIYNPKIFSSLDLFNERSQENIQNKGNTKWSNV; encoded by the coding sequence ATGAATTTAGTTGATTATGAAATATCAAGTGacgaagaaaatgaagaagatgaaaaagatgtaaaagaaaaaatatacgaAAGATCCgatgaaaatattgaaaaatttCCAGAATTATCAAATGATcttgtaaataataaaaatgacaaGAAAATAAATGAGGAGGAACGTGAAAAGAatcatattacatataatgataagtcttttttaattaaagagggagaaaaacaaaaaaagaatttgatAATAGATAATTGTGAAGAAAAggttataaataatgaaaataattttgcTATAcgaaaagatatatatgataataagaatgataaagaaaagtataatataataaatgagaaaaaagaagataataataatgttaatatttttaataaggatgattttttatatatgaatatagatgaaaataattttgatgaaatatttaatatatctgaAAATGAATACtcagatatattaaataaaaaaattgatgaATTATCAAAATTGTATGAACTAAATTTaactataaataaaaatattattaattcgaatgaatataaaaatccATGTATTCTAGAAAAAATCATGGAAATATTTCAAATTGATATGTATTCGTCTAATTATccattacatatttataatccGAAAATTTTTTCGTCACttgatttatttaatgaaaGAAGTCaagaaaatattcaaaataaggGTAATACAAAATGGtcaaatgtataa